The sequence TCATACACACCACCATATATGAATTCAATATTCTCATCTGTTACCTCTGACGACTTTTTATCAAGTACAAGACTGCCATCAGCAATTCCTATAATTCTGTCTGATTTCTTCAACGCAAGCTCTACCGAATGACTGTTCATAATAACTGTTATATTGTACTGCCTGTTAAGCTGTACAAGAATATCAGTAATCTGTTCTGCACTATATGGGTCTAGCGAAGCAACCGGTTCATCCGCAAGAATGATATCAGGCTTCTGCATTAGTGCCCTTGCAATTGCAACTCTCTGTTTCTGTCCTCCTGAAAGTTTTCCCGCATATGAATACATTTTTTCAGATAATCCCACTACTTCAAGCTGCTTCCTTGCATATTCCTTCTGTTCCTTAGTAAATATGCCAAAAAGTGCCTGAA is a genomic window of [Eubacterium] eligens ATCC 27750 containing:
- the phnC gene encoding phosphonate ABC transporter ATP-binding protein — its product is MLQIDSVSKLYKGGDKALDNISFSVEQGEFISVIGKSGAGKTTLFRLLNGMIKPSAGSIIIDNQDFTKLKGRKKRDIQKTIGTIYQDFCLVDTITCLDNVLNGALADRNAFQALFGIFTKEQKEYARKQLEVVGLSEKMYSYAGKLSGGQKQRVAIARALMQKPDIILADEPVASLDPYSAEQITDILVQLNRQYNITVIMNSHSVELALKKSDRIIGIADGSLVLDKKSSEVTDENIEFIYGGVYEKHE